The Diorhabda carinulata isolate Delta chromosome 4, icDioCari1.1, whole genome shotgun sequence genomic interval TTAGTAGGGAGATTcaatatatacttttattttaattttgacttgattggagaaaaaatagtatatatcataCGGACTAAAAGTGCCTATTTTTACTCGCAATTTTACATTCACTCGGCTGCGCTGCGCTCCGCCTCGcaactgcaaatattgctcgtaaaaaatatgcacttttaatccttataatataatatactaattttttataatctcgATAGTAATATACTTTCATTTTACGatagtataaaacaaaattttcgtgTACTCACTGTCATATCGATAAGGTCAAGGCCGCTTGGTAAAGAAGAATACGATACTAGAGACATCTTCAAATgtcttttttgtgaaaatacaaAGCTTAGGTTATTTGGCTTGTGCACGTGTGTagtttgaacaaattttataaatcgtTATTATTTAATGGGAACGAAATAAAAATGGTAAGTTTTTAATCTTCAATCAAAGTATTAGGTATaagtaaaactttattttagaccaaattatacattttatttgaacACGCAGCTGGATATGGCGTGTTTAAAGTTCAAGAATTCGAAGAAATCGGGATGTTACTCCCACAAATTGAAGCAGCAGTTAACGACGTGAGTCGCTTTAATAGTATCGTTAAACTTGTCGGGTTTTGTCCATTTAAATCTGCTTTAACTGCGTTAGAAAATGTTAACGCAATTTCCGAAGGTATTCTTCCAGAAGAATTACAACAATACTTGGATATTACGATACCCAAAGGCAGTAAAAAAGACAAACCAACTTTGGGCGTGAGTGATCCAAAACTTTCGGCTGCAATAACTGAAGCTTTGGGAATTAACTGTAGCCATATTGGTGTTGTTCCAGAAGTGATTAgaggtaaaaataaattattgaaaactaaatttatgtATAGTATTCAATGTTTTGTAGGTATAAGGACGCATTTTCATAATTTAGTTAAAGGTTTTACTTTAAAAAGCTCAGGAGTTGCACAATTAGGCTTAGGTCATTCTTATTCACGTGCTAAGATAAAGTTTAATGTACATAGAGTGGATAATATGATTATTCAATCAATAGCTTTATTGGATCAACTAGATAAAGATATCAACACTTTTTCTATGAGGATTCGGTGAGTTTTCTAGATTTTTATAGTATATTCAGTTATTTCTAAAGATAACAAGTTTGTCGGGATTGTAGATAATGGAAAAAAGTACTAAATGTATGATTTTTTAGAGAATGGTACTCCTATCATTTCCcagaattgataaaaatagtgCCAGAAAACTATACATTTGCTAAAGTTgcaaaattcatcaaaaacaggAAAGATTTATCTGAAGAATCATTGGAAGGTTTGGAGGAGCTCACAATGGATTCGGGAAAAGCTCAAGCCATTTTAGATGCATCAAGATCCAGTATGGGAATGGACATAAGCgatattgatttattgaataTAGAAATGTTTGCTACTAGAGTAATTTCTTTAGCAGATTACAGGAAACAACTAGCTGAATATTTACGTAGCAAAATGGCAGACGTAGCTCCAAATTTAGCGACTTTAATCGGTGATCAAGTTGGTGCTAGATTAATCGCACATGCAGGATCTTTAACAAATCTTGCTAAATATCCCGCGTCTACAGTTCAAATTCTGGGTGCCGAAAAAGCTTTATTCAGAGCTTTAAAAACTAGAGGTAACATCACAATCAATGAGAAAAACTTATATTCaccaattttgtttttaaggCAATACCCCTAAATATGGTTTGATATTCCACTCTACATTCATTGGTCGTGCAGGAACCAAAAATAAAGGTCGTATTTCAAGATATCTTGCAAATAAATGTTCTATCGCTTCGAGAATAGATTGTTTTGCTGAACAACCTTCCCAGATATTTGGAGACAAACTTCGTCAACAAGTTGAAGATCGTCTTAAGTTTTATGAAACTGGTGATGttccaaagaaaaatattgaagtgaTGAAAGAAGCGTTAAATGAATATGAACATTTGGTACTACaaactgaaattgaaaagaagaaaaaaaagaaaaagaggaaagGAGAAGTTTTAAATGAAACTATTGAAACAGATAAAACTGAAATTGAGGAATCAGAACCacctaaaaagaagaagaaaaagaggaaggGAGAAGTTTCAATTGTCGAAACTGATAAAACTGAAGTTGAAGAATCCGAACTAcccaagaagaagaagaaaaagaagtcTGTATCTTTAGAGGATAGTCAAGACTCTGAATTGAATGGTACAGTGGAAAATGGAGAAGGAAgtccaaaaaagaaaaagaagaaaaataaagtgaacaGTGAATAAAATGAGTTACTAAGGTTAGGTTTTAATAATAGGATTAATAGTTTCTCTTTAACAAATATTAGATCATCATGGAAATATTGAGAAGGACACATTTTTAGACAGTTATTTGGTCAagttttttatccaaatttagttttatttatcaatataatttcctTGGAAAGTATTACATTCAATCTAACTCTTTTCCAATCTTCTCAGgccatttttatttctaaaccATTTGTATAGAGGGGACTCTTCAGGATGCATTCAATGAAATACTAAAAACTGTTAAGGGCCatatattaataatcattttcataGAGCAACTCTTGAGGCAACATCTGTAAGGTCGTCCTCACAGTCCTATGCGCCTCAGGAGTGATTACTGTAGGGATTAACTAAATCCCAGAAGGTCTTTGCCATAAAACAGTCTTAGAggtttacaaaataaatgaattttcacaataaatcacCTGTACCTCTGTTTTCTTTGGAATACtgtcaaatttaaatatgttgATGCCAATTATTGTTAGGTAGGAATATATAAACCCTATAATTTGGTATCGTCTTCTTCAATCATTTTTCTGTAAACATTTTCGTTTCCATTGTTTTTGAAACCTCAGATTGTttagtttgaaaaacaaactacTCAAGAAAACAAACCCAAATGAAACTGTTATCTTTTGATAGATGTTATCTCAAGGGTGGTATCAGATTGATCAATGGTGTAGGTATTTGAAACTTAATCCATACAATGTTTTAAATACCATTTAAGGTATTGAgtgttactttgtttttaaagaaattgggatattgaataaacaaaaaatttcaattaattagtTAAAAAGGTACTACTGCTAAATTAGACAGTTTATAAGtaatatgttttaatttaatgtttacGTATATTATTATCTAGTTTATttgtaataagtttttttaataatactaaaaatatgttttcagtatatttgaactaccacttaaaattatgttttccaTTGTCTAATTTTTTATACCCAAGTTTTTCAGTATCAAATCACAACATAGGAATTTGAATAGAAGCTTGTAATATACCTAGTGATATGGAGATTAAGTACCATAATGTACCAATAGAAAATAGTTCTAATTATATCACTGGAGCTAAAGTGTCAATTTTGGTGTTAAATGGGCTCTGAAAATGTCAAAGTATGTCAAAAGTTAGAAAATTGAATGTAACTGAACACACAGTCAATTATCACTCAAAATTACCTGCTGTTACCTTGTTTAAATCATTTTCAGAGTTATTAATTAATTCCCCTTGTTTGTAGTATgacatttttagaaaattttaaatattacacCTTATAtataatcacattttttaattctGTGAGGAAAACTTTTGATATAcctataacaaaataaaaatgacgtTAGCCAGCTACATTAACGGTAAATTAAAAATCAGTTACTACTGATTCAagatctcaaaattttcataacaaatcCTTTTCGatgtttaatttcaataaaaaaatatcttaattgacaacttttttattttgtaaagaCCTACAATAAGTTAATGAGCGGAATGATTTTCAAATGGTACAGTACATTAATTCTAGACATTCAAATTCTTACCTAGAAGGCACAATGGTCGAAATagtataacaaataaaaaaaataaaattcttatattattttatttttatcaaaaaaaaaaaaataacaaatattgctCTTATTTATTCCGAGACAAATATAAAAAGGAAGCAGGAGtttgtcacatttttttttcaaatttaagacCTTAAAAATCCCTTACTACCAAGGATTTGCTTTATTAAGTGATTCCTTGAGACTGGAAAGTACCAAAACCAACAAATGTTTcgattattccaattatttcaatttaatgtcAAATtgctacaaatattttcaaaatttataacattGTTGCCGCGTAGAAccaaatagattttttttaatacgcCATTTTATTGTGAAGTGAACTAGATGTTcgtaaaaatcaattttgataaaaagtatataatgGCTAAAGCAAGTAAAGAATTAAGAGATCGAAAAACGTTTTGATATAATTGTGGTAAATTAAAAGAGAACAAATGTATCAAAATCTTCATAAGATAACTAAAAatgtaaaagtaaaaaaactgataaagcAAGTATTGGAATAGAGAACcaaaaaagttttgttataaattagGAAGGTGACAAAAGCGATGTAAAGGTACCAAAACCTTCATAAATACTTTAAAATgtaaaaggaaaattaatatttggtaTGGAATGAAATTCATCCAGAGGCGACCAAGAATGAAACTGATAAAGCAAATAGAGGAACGAGGACCAAAAAAAAGTTTGGGTATAATTGAGGAAGATGACAAAAGGAACTCTAAACCTCATACATTACCTGGAAATGTGATAggaaaattgatatttagaaAAGTATGTAATGAATCGCGAGGAGGCCAAAAGGAGACTGATAAAGCAAGTAAAGAAACGGGGGATCAAAAAAGTTTGGGTATAATTGAGGAAGATGACAAAAAGAACCCTAAACCTCATACAGTATCTGAAAATGtgatagaaaatgaatatttgagaaGATATGAAATTATTCTCGTGGAAAATGGAAATGTGGCTAAATTTAGTGAAGGGAAGAAAgacaaatcaaagaaaacttGTAATATGACCTTTACGAtagttttattgatttgttattCAAAACCTCCTTTTAACAATATTTCCACTTCTTTCAATCACTTCCTTCTTAGTAagagattttataatttttggaatatgtACAAGGgatagaaattaataaaaaataattaaaatataagataattaaaaattcgCTAATGTAAAATTTATCCCAGCACCCAGTAATGAGCATTGTTTAacattaatacaaataatacaaaaaaattatgtgcaaatcaaaatactaatacaacAGAGCAAGATTCAATTTGCTAATTTAATCCCAGTGGCACCCATCCTGTACAACATTCACACATAATCACGAAAATATAGTTGGGGCACAATTTCAGACTAAAATGAAGAATTGAAATGGTTGTAAATATGGAAAGTTaagagaaaaatacaatttggaATAAACTCAAAAACATAAATGGTTAAAACAAGTATTTAGAAGACGTTGTGACCATAAATGTCactgaatatgaaaaaaacaatgaTAGAAACAGCTTTAGAAGAAAGCAAATAGCAAAAAATAGTACTACCACAAGCGCAACGAATCTGCAAAGTTTAGACTTTATTAAATGAACACAAAACTAAATTAGGGAAACACACAATTAACGATGATAAAAAGTAGttgtatatgaagaaaaaaatcacagaaTTAAATAGGAGAAACtcaaaatacaaagaaaaatagcGAATATGAAATTCGGAGGAGGataattagaagaaatatcTAAAAAGTGACCCTATACTTGTGAAAGACGAGAGGGGATTGATAAACATTGTAATTGGTTAGAACACGTAGaatgtttacaaaaaaagatAACTGGTGCTATAAACTCTAATAGGAAAACTTTGGAGACAcgaaaacaaaatggaaaaacaaatataagtaTAATTAGCAACCATAAGTAGCAAGAGAAATGgagaaaatatagaagaatactagaaaaagttgaatttagaACTTTTTAATGATCGAATTCACTTTGGTCtcatcatttattaatttttcgtaCAAGTACaacctaataaataattttcaaatataaatatatatagataaataacattgttttttgAGGAAACCCTGTATTTTCAGGTAgctaaacattttcaaaaattacaatccAGCTGCAAAAAATATCCGCAAATCATTTCAACTAGAATATCATCAACTTAAATGAAATAAtcgtttacataggacagacaccACAATACATGGAAAACAGATTATAAAATCATcgaaaaagagataaaaaaatacaaatgataACGAAATATTCAAAGTAAgatatgtttatatttaatgaaagaTTTTATACCCCGAAAActgtttatgaattttttgatattgcCATCTGAGATCGTTTTATGGGATGGGTATGCACCAAGTCCTCAATATCCAATCATTTAAATGCAGCGAAGAATTGATTGTTTGATGTTTGGTTGAACCCTTgtaagttattgaaatttgactGTGCGCCAAATCCTGGAGATACTATACCAGCGTTCATTGACTGAGGTTGGTTTATCGGAGACGTTTGATTACTAGCCAATTGATTCATACTAGGAGAAGGAcctagaaatatataaattaaattgaaaacaaataaaatataataatagtttagGAAAAACTAGTCTCTGTTGGATGTATACGTACTGTGATCAAAAGTATAGTAGAAAAAGATGATAGAAGGGGTTAAGAGTGAAGAGTATACTTCGGGTTAGTGTACTGTAAACtatatatcaaacaaaacttaCGAAAATGGTTATGGAGAAGTACCATGAAGTGAAAACTGGGCTAATACATATCAATTTAGCACCAATCCATCCATATTGGATGTATACGAGGCTTGATACAAAAATATAGCATTTACGATATGAAGATGTGACAGAAGATCCTTGTGGTTAGTGTCTGCACTGTGTACCATAAGCtaaatatctaacaaaattTGTGGAAATGTTTATGTATAAGTACCATGAAGTACAAACTGTGCTAATACATATTAATTTAGCACCATGGAAAAAAATCTTATCCATATTAGAtgtatacgaggtgtgatacaaaacataaaatttacaatatgaCAGATGAGTTTGAAAGAAGTTCATTTTGATTAGTGTACTGTAAGCTGAAtatccaacaaaaattgtggaaatGGTTATGGAGGAGCACCATGAAGTAAAAACTGTGTTAATGGACTTATTTTCACTATGGAAAATAAGGTCAGGTTTTGGAGTAATAGTTACTATAAGGAATTGTTTGGAAAGATTATTTTTAGCAACATCTGAttcaacttttgaaatatttacaaatgaTGTAAAAAGAACTCGCCTGTTTTCGGTTTATTCATTAACAAATTATCCAAATCGATATTAATATTTCCAGAATTTTTCCACGTACTACCAACCGGTACATTCTTATTAGGAGTTTGTTTATCcgtattattgttttgtattgttGCGGAAGACATCGGTTCTAGTGGATGGATTGTAGTAGGAGTCAAAACTGAACCTGTAAAATATACAtagtgagaaaaataatttattttagctTTTTCCAATACAATGTCATATTTCATTCAGAAAAgttcaattatcaaattatggGTAATAATGGagtacaaaattaatttcaaaaagtaGTACTGAACAGAGTAATAGCACActttaaagaaaaacaaaattatgaacaTAGAAGCAGGAAATATGGTATACAAAGATGAGGATCGGAAAACTAATGTGAAAGATAGAAAAAAGTGAAAGGATTATATCGATTTATGGGATATAAAAAACGAGGAGGTTAATGGGACGAATATAActgctgaaaaaaaaatacaatttttatacaaacgTTTATTAATAAACAGTTAACCTACAAATTGTGAACCAGTGGATATTACGCTATTTAACTTCATACTATAAGctgtttttttggtaaaaaaagtaCAACGATGATAAAACAATCAATAGTGGgttccaaaaatattgaaaacaaccttatttgaaccaaaaaaaatcaaatagaccttctatattgagaaaaaaaccaattcatgtcatttttcatatataaaactctatttttaaacaaaattcgGGTACTAGGTCATTCGGATGTAgaaggaaatgaaaaattaacaaagaatagtGCCTAATCGCCCTTTTGTGGAATCCCATACAATATTAgtgacaatataaaaataaaaaaaaacgctCTTGTGTaatctgatacaaaaaaaaatagatttgacTACTAGGATAATATAGTAAGGCTCAGAAGACAGTTTTAGTGAGCTATAACCAATAGATATCTGAAGAATGAATTATCCAACATAATCCGGCATTAAGAATTTTAATAGGGGTTCTACCAGGATATCATCCCCTAAATAGGCACATAAAAAACTCAaactaatggaaaaataatgCAAAGCACTACAGAGGGTGAAGATACCCGGAGCATGAAGACTTACCCAAAATGGATGTTCTAAAAAGGATCAGAAATAAAGTACTAGAATAATAAGAATGTtttttatgtagttttttaCCCTATTGTGGATACTAGGTCCCACTAGAATAGAAGAAAGTAAAACAGCAACAAATAGGGCCTAAAAACTTCCAGATACCAGAATCCAAATTGATGTTAATATCTTGAAGTTGTTTAAAGGAACAGGAATACAAAGAACTACTAGTTTCAGTCTCAGAACTCATACTATCAATAAAGTACTAAAAAATCAGTATTAGCCTGACGTTTGCTATCCTATTATAGGTACCAAGTCACTAGGGTATATAAGGTAATGAGGTAGTAACAAATAGGGCCTAAACACTATTCCGAAGTCCAAAACTCAAACTGAAGTTGATTTCTTGAAGTTGTTTAAAGAAGCAGGAATACCAGAACTACTACTTTCAGTCTCGGTACTAATACTGTCCATGAAGTACTGGAAAAAACAGTATTAACCTAGTGTTTGTTACCTTATTATAGCTACTTAGTCACACTAGAGTAGAAGGAAGCTGCTCCAACTAAATAGGCGCAAAATCCGACTAGTGACCGGACACTGCCATCTAAGGCGCGTATCTCAACAATTAACTATGAATAGTAAGTGGGTTAGCAACAGATAGAGTCTAAACACTCTTCCAAAGAGCAGAACCAATATTGAATTGGATTTACTTGAGTTGTTTAAGGGAATGAGGCTGGGACAGGCTTTGATGAACTGTAAGCCCATCAatctgtttaaaccaaactatCAATTGTTATCTGGATTGATGTCAAGTTTAAGAACACCCTCTATGATAATAATAGCACAAGCAGCCAAATTTCTACACTCAGAATTAGGTTCCCCTTTACTAACATTAGGGCTCAACAAATCCGATAACCACAATCTTATTTCAAAGAGTTCGGTAAGAAAATCTTGTaccagaatatttttattaacgcTTACAACAGCGGAAGTTATTAAACTCAAAACAGCCATGCGCACTTTAGTTTCCCTATGGAATCTCAAGAAccaagaaaaatggaaaatttcttTAGCCATTCGTGGGGCTACTGAACAATTTTGAGATGAATACATCAAAATTGATAACGTATCgatgaaatgtatgagaaaaaTGTAATCGCTATCATTTTGAGAATCTTGACaaagcattttatttttattgtaaccGAATAGAAGAGGGAAGAAAAAATACCCCGCCACTTCGGAAAATTTGTTAACTTGTTCTTTTATGATTGGTTtgtatttagtaaaatatctaGTTTTACTTTccaatcttttttttataatttcctcTACGCTTTCTATATCAATTTCCCTTTTAGTTTTATTACTCTTTGGTTcggtttcttttttaataaccgAAAGATTCCTAGCCGCTTGcctcaaaatattcaacataaaaacACGTTTCGACACTGAAAAAGTCCCCACATCCGAATGGATTTGTCTACACAAATATTCAGTATAACAAATCGGGTATACAGTAGTTATTGCAACGCTACTATTAAAAACCAAATCGTCGTAGTTTTCAACGTAAAATTTCGGTTCTAGTGATACCAAAATCTCCAAAATTTCTAACCCCATACTGGCATCATCATCAGGGAGTTGAGTCATTATAATTTTCTCACAGGTTTCCAAACTAATGGTAAATACATCCACATCATCGGTTTCCAGtaacatttgttttaaatcCCTCAGGTAACAAGGGGGgtttttatttgtgattttaGTATCATTAGAAACATCGTAGGGTTGTAAATCGTCATCGGAATCCAAATCAAAATCCGtacttgttattattttcattttatctgtATTTTTATACTCTGATAAAGTAACTTCGTTTTTAAGGGTTCTAAATACTCGTTTCGGTGGAATATACTCCACTtcttcagtatttttttctaataattttttcaaaacttcctgaatattattttcaatattttttgatttgtaataaTCTTGTAAAT includes:
- the LOC130892753 gene encoding nucleolar protein 56, which gives rise to MTKLYILFEHAAGYGVFKVQEFEEIGMLLPQIEAAVNDVSRFNSIVKLVGFCPFKSALTALENVNAISEGILPEELQQYLDITIPKGSKKDKPTLGVSDPKLSAAITEALGINCSHIGVVPEVIRGIRTHFHNLVKGFTLKSSGVAQLGLGHSYSRAKIKFNVHRVDNMIIQSIALLDQLDKDINTFSMRIREWYSYHFPELIKIVPENYTFAKVAKFIKNRKDLSEESLEGLEELTMDSGKAQAILDASRSSMGMDISDIDLLNIEMFATRVISLADYRKQLAEYLRSKMADVAPNLATLIGDQVGARLIAHAGSLTNLAKYPASTVQILGAEKALFRALKTRGNTPKYGLIFHSTFIGRAGTKNKGRISRYLANKCSIASRIDCFAEQPSQIFGDKLRQQVEDRLKFYETGDVPKKNIEVMKEALNEYEHLVLQTEIEKKKKKKKRKGEVLNETIETDKTEIEESEPPKKKKKKRKGEVSIVETDKTEVEESELPKKKKKKKSVSLEDSQDSELNGTVENGEGSPKKKKKKNKVNSE